One Leifsonia shinshuensis DNA window includes the following coding sequences:
- a CDS encoding MFS transporter — translation MPAGLIALALGGFGIGLTEFVIAGLLPEVAADFHVDAAAAGWLISGYALAVAVGAIGLTAAVTRLPRKTVLLGLMVLFILGNAMSAVATSYPTMLAGRLVAALCHGAFFGIGSVVAASMVDPSRKARAIAIMFTGLTAANVLGVPFGTLLGQQFGWRSTFWAITVVGVLALVGVAVLVPGEGSSAVGGAGLRTELHAFRSGQLWLSLAATVLGFGGMFGAFTYIAYTLTGLSGFPAAAVPWLLILFGLGLFAGNAVGGRFADRSIDGTLLVVLAVLAAILGAFALLAAQPVAAVVALVLMGAFGFATVPGLQLRVLRSADDAPTLASGANIAAFNVGNALGAWLGGLTIAAGLGYASPLWVGAAMTVAALVVIALAAGGRAGLFRSGRQASTVSGVSNGIPTIRG, via the coding sequence ATGCCTGCTGGCCTGATCGCCCTCGCTCTGGGCGGCTTCGGCATCGGCCTCACCGAGTTCGTGATCGCCGGCCTGCTGCCCGAGGTGGCAGCGGACTTCCACGTCGACGCCGCAGCCGCCGGCTGGCTCATCTCCGGCTACGCCCTCGCGGTCGCGGTCGGGGCGATCGGCCTCACCGCCGCGGTCACCCGCCTCCCACGCAAGACAGTGCTGCTGGGCTTGATGGTGCTGTTCATCCTCGGCAACGCGATGTCCGCCGTGGCGACGTCCTACCCGACGATGCTCGCCGGACGCCTCGTCGCAGCGCTCTGCCACGGCGCGTTCTTCGGCATCGGCTCGGTCGTCGCCGCGAGCATGGTCGACCCGAGCCGGAAGGCACGGGCGATCGCGATCATGTTCACCGGCCTGACGGCCGCCAACGTGCTCGGCGTGCCGTTCGGGACGCTGCTCGGCCAGCAGTTCGGCTGGCGGTCGACGTTCTGGGCGATCACGGTCGTGGGAGTGCTGGCGCTCGTCGGGGTGGCGGTGCTGGTGCCGGGGGAGGGTTCGTCCGCGGTTGGCGGGGCCGGCCTCCGCACCGAGCTCCACGCGTTCCGTTCCGGACAGCTCTGGCTGTCGCTGGCCGCGACCGTCCTCGGATTCGGCGGGATGTTCGGCGCCTTCACCTACATCGCCTACACGCTGACCGGCCTCTCGGGTTTCCCCGCGGCCGCGGTGCCGTGGCTGCTGATCCTCTTCGGCCTCGGCCTGTTCGCCGGCAACGCGGTCGGCGGCAGGTTCGCCGACCGGTCCATCGACGGGACGCTGCTGGTCGTGCTGGCGGTCCTCGCCGCGATCCTCGGCGCGTTCGCGCTGCTCGCTGCCCAGCCGGTGGCCGCGGTCGTCGCGCTCGTGCTGATGGGGGCGTTCGGGTTCGCGACGGTCCCCGGCCTCCAGCTCCGCGTCCTCCGCTCGGCCGACGATGCGCCGACGCTGGCGTCCGGAGCGAACATCGCCGCGTTCAACGTCGGCAACGCCCTCGGCGCCTGGCTGGGCGGCCTCACGATCGCGGCCGGGCTGGGCTACGCGTCCCCGCTGTGGGTGGGAGCCGCGATGACCGTCGCGGCCCTCGTGGTCATCGCGCTGGCGGCCGGAGGCCGAGCCGGCCTCTTCCGCTCGGGTAGACAGGCGAGTACAGTCTCTGGTGTCTCGAACGGAATACCGACGATCAGGGGGTGA
- a CDS encoding MarR family winged helix-turn-helix transcriptional regulator gives MGIADDAVEVRAQGWRTLAALHNFIENELEKALSRAAGLSVVEYTVLDALSRQDGWHMRMQQLARASALSPSATTRLVNRLEERGLLTRIDCLDDRRGIYTELTSGGHQLLDSARPVHDEALEAALQEAHRIPELAPLLDALPQLALARS, from the coding sequence ATGGGCATCGCCGACGACGCCGTCGAGGTGCGCGCGCAGGGCTGGCGCACCCTCGCCGCGCTGCACAACTTCATCGAGAACGAACTGGAGAAGGCGCTCTCCCGCGCGGCCGGACTCTCCGTCGTCGAGTACACCGTCCTCGACGCGCTCAGCCGCCAGGACGGCTGGCACATGCGCATGCAGCAGCTCGCCCGCGCGAGCGCGCTGAGCCCGTCCGCGACCACCCGGCTGGTCAACCGGCTCGAGGAGCGCGGCCTCCTGACGCGCATCGACTGCCTGGACGACCGCCGCGGAATCTACACCGAGCTCACCTCCGGCGGCCACCAACTGCTCGACAGCGCGCGGCCGGTGCACGACGAGGCGCTGGAGGCCGCGCTCCAGGAGGCGCACCGCATCCCCGAGCTCGCCCCCCTGCTCGACGCGCTGCCGCAGCTCGCGCTCGCACGGAGCTGA